The Osmia bicornis bicornis chromosome 16, iOsmBic2.1, whole genome shotgun sequence genome includes the window CTTTGTTTTTTCAATTCTTCACGCCgctattatttaaatatataaggTGGTAGACTGCAAAATGATAAAGcactttttcatttcaacaTACGTGTAACCTTTTTTGAGACACTCTGTACAAGGACGTAATGATGCTTGTAATTATTGCATGATTGATATTAGTATGTTTAAGCGATTAAAAATAACACGTcgattttaatatatattatatatcattaCGATTTACCATCCTTTGAAAAACCGCTTTTAGCTCTTAGGTTCTTTCATGGTTGAAAATGGACACGTTCTActtattttgtttttgtttgaTATACTTCCGGATCGTTCCTCGTCCACAAGTTTAATTAGTATTGTCAATTACGAAAATACGTGATGttagttgaaaaaaaaaaaattagataaaTATAACAATAGGTACGAAATAGAGTACATTGCCTCTTAAAATGAAAGGTTTACAGAAATGGTTCCACTTTTTCGTGTCCTTGTAACCGTCCATGTAATGCTATCTTCTAGGCTCCGCTAGGGTATCCTGTTGATGAGTCTGCATTAACAGGTTCAGGatatattttctgtttttttctttctttttcctacAGCTCAACCATGATTATCTTCTACcatttcattttgattttggGCATCCGAATCATTCATGACGGTGACCTCTATGCTGAAGTCTGGTATTGAATTGTTTCttctaaattatttgtaattaactCGGAATAACTTTCAATAAACACTAACCTTcattatgaattaaaaaataaactttaTACAACACTTTTATCAATAAACTTTATATTTGATAAGTTCTAACGCTCTTTCTTCTTTAGACTTTCGAACAAattcttattaaaaaatttatatagatGATGGTTGGTAATGCAGTGAATAAATTTAACGAGTCACCGTGTTAtcatatttgaaataaaagttaaaaGAATAAGAgtggaaatgtaaaaattgtatggaggaatagggaatTATTTAGGATGATTGTAAATATaagtataaaaattacaaataaaaagaataaaaaatttaaaaaaagagtGAACAGAAATGATTGGTAttgttgtaaaataaaaattagttgttggtttattaaaattattattatcaagTTTGTAAGCCTTGAAATAATCTGAAATGGTCGTTCCTGTCTTACCAGCCCTTCTTTTACCACACCTTGCATTCATAACTGAAAACGGATAATTTTAACTGTctttgtttctatttttttagaaatcaaTCAAAATCAGCAtaagattgaaaaattattaagtttGTCAAACTTGTCGTTCAAAAAAACCgccataaattaaatatttttaaaattcgatcctagcaccatctatacaaaaatggCGGAAACTACTCAACAACTTACCGACTAGATTTTCAGAACATGTAGCGGCCGACGTCGAGGTCGATAAGGAAGAAAATGTCCATAAAGACGTTTTcgctcattatttatttttataaacaaaattcaaGTAACTTTCCTGAAATGGAAATAGACTTCATATGTCCTGGGAACTCAGTCGATAAGTTGCCGAGTAGTTTCCGccatttttgtatagatggcgcgaggatcgaattaaaaaaattttaatttctggCGGTCTTTTTTGAATgattgaatttgaaattattgtttCATGGACAATTTgattttgcaattaatttataattaacgtaCGACGCCACCAAAGGCTTTATAATGCAGTCTTTATCTGGTGATATATCGAAGCAATTTGCTGTTACCGTCAACTAGCGTTAAACTGTTGCATTGCaaagtattttacatttttatattagaatAGAGCAGACGGTATCATTTTCGAGGCACAAATTCAAAATCCCTTGAAAACAAAGGCATATTCAATCTTGTTGGATCTATAGTCACTGCTCCTATATAAGTAGCAGTGATATAGATAGTGACtactatctatagtcactgtAAGTAGCGTTAAGACGCACCGCGAGAGGACACTGTAAACGTGTGTACATGTTTGAAAGTGAGGTTATTGTACGCGCTTGATATTTGTAAACTTTAAATGCTTATAATATAAGAACttcttaatttttcataaattaagAAAGTTTTTAAGCGTTAAAATTTACGTTACTAAATTAAGATAATCACAATGTCGATCGGAGTACCAATAAAAGTACTCCACGAAGCGGAGGGTCATATTGTAACCTGTGAAACAAACACCGGTGAAGTTTATCGTGGAAAACTAATTGAAGCCGAGGACAATATGAACTGCCAAATGCAAAACATCACAGTTACTTACAGAGATGGTCGAGAAGTAGAATTAGAAAACGTTTACATTAGAGGATCTAAGATTAGGTTCCTCATATTACCAGATATGTTAAAAAATGCACCGATGTTTAAAAGACCTGGCGGGAAAGGTTCAGGAACTGCTGGCAGAGGAAAATCGGCTATTTTACGTGCTCAAggttcatttatattttaatcttACATTTATAAGTTACAACGAATTACATTTACTAATATATTAACACATTTTTATTGCAGCTCGTGGAAGAGGTAGAGGTCAGAATCAAAGAGGTAGAGGTACTGGTTCGGCCCCTTGGCTTAATCAACAAAATCAACCTGGAGGTTCTCAGacaggaagaggaagaggttAACAGTTTCTATCTATAAGGCACGGACGTATAAAACAAAGGGGTTGGAGTCTGTCGAACATTGTTGATCATTGCAGAATGTAT containing:
- the LOC114877886 gene encoding small nuclear ribonucleoprotein Sm D3 is translated as MSIGVPIKVLHEAEGHIVTCETNTGEVYRGKLIEAEDNMNCQMQNITVTYRDGREVELENVYIRGSKIRFLILPDMLKNAPMFKRPGGKGSGTAGRGKSAILRAQARGRGRGQNQRGRGTGSAPWLNQQNQPGGSQTGRGRG